The Streptomyces sp. RKAG293 genome includes a region encoding these proteins:
- a CDS encoding antibiotic biosynthesis monooxygenase has product MPGEVLVMIHHQVRDEAEQAALREAYHLVSKRLAEVPGMLGNELLQSAVDPTAVVVMSRWADLAAFRVWEEGAGHRGDTAPLRPYRDTRLAMPFGIYEVDAAY; this is encoded by the coding sequence ATGCCCGGTGAAGTGCTGGTGATGATCCATCACCAGGTGCGCGACGAGGCCGAGCAGGCCGCGCTGCGGGAGGCGTACCACCTGGTCAGCAAGCGGCTGGCGGAGGTGCCGGGCATGCTCGGCAACGAACTGCTGCAGTCCGCCGTCGATCCCACCGCCGTGGTCGTGATGAGCCGCTGGGCGGACCTCGCCGCCTTCCGCGTCTGGGAGGAGGGGGCCGGGCACCGCGGCGACACCGCACCGCTGCGGCCGTACCGCGACACCCGGCTCGCCATGCCCTTCGGCATCTACGAGGTCGACGCCGCGTACTGA
- a CDS encoding SRPBCC family protein: MAGHTDNEIVINAPIDEVWDTTNDVVNWPDLFSEYAKAEILEQSGETVTFRLTMHPDDDGQVWSWVSERTPDRATRTVRAHRVETGPFEFMNIFWEYTETPDGVRMRWVQDFHMKPQAPVDDAGMTAHLNRNTAIQMSLIKDKVEAASTRK, encoded by the coding sequence ATGGCCGGGCACACGGACAACGAGATAGTGATCAACGCGCCGATCGACGAGGTCTGGGACACCACCAACGACGTCGTCAACTGGCCGGACCTGTTCAGCGAGTACGCCAAGGCCGAGATCCTGGAGCAGTCCGGGGAGACCGTGACGTTCCGGCTGACCATGCACCCGGACGACGACGGCCAGGTGTGGAGCTGGGTCTCGGAGCGCACCCCCGACCGGGCCACCCGCACGGTGCGGGCGCACCGGGTGGAGACCGGCCCGTTCGAGTTCATGAACATCTTCTGGGAGTACACCGAGACGCCCGACGGCGTGCGGATGCGCTGGGTCCAGGACTTCCACATGAAGCCGCAGGCCCCCGTGGACGATGCCGGCATGACCGCGCACCTGAACCGGAACACAGCCATCCAGATGTCCCTGATCAAGGACAAGGTCGAGGCCGCCTCCACCCGGAAGTAG
- a CDS encoding 3-oxoacyl-ACP reductase family protein: protein MEQGLAGKRVLITGGTRGIGRASALAFARAGASVVVVSRGAGEDSASLTRELKEFGDGHLLLQADVTDAADVRQLAERVREAFGTLDVLVNNVGVDGQVWFGELPETEWHRVFDHNVTSAYLVTQAVLDLLADGASVINIGSSVALRGRVRGVHYTASKAALIGLTRALCKELGPRSIRVNTIAPGLTETEPGAGLPPEAVERIVGMTALGRICQPDDVAGAVLFLAGDTSRYISGATLNVDGGV, encoded by the coding sequence ATGGAGCAGGGACTGGCCGGCAAGCGCGTACTGATCACCGGCGGAACCCGGGGGATCGGCCGCGCCTCGGCGCTGGCCTTCGCACGTGCCGGAGCGAGCGTCGTGGTGGTCTCACGGGGCGCGGGGGAGGACAGCGCATCGCTCACCCGGGAGCTGAAGGAGTTCGGCGACGGCCATCTGCTGCTCCAGGCGGACGTCACCGACGCGGCCGACGTCCGGCAGCTCGCCGAACGGGTCCGGGAGGCGTTCGGCACGCTGGACGTCCTGGTGAACAACGTGGGCGTGGACGGCCAGGTCTGGTTCGGCGAGCTGCCGGAGACCGAGTGGCACCGCGTCTTCGACCACAACGTCACCTCGGCGTACCTGGTGACGCAGGCCGTGCTCGACCTGCTGGCGGACGGCGCCTCGGTGATCAACATCGGTTCGTCCGTCGCACTGCGCGGCCGGGTGCGCGGGGTGCACTACACCGCGTCCAAGGCGGCGCTGATCGGACTGACCCGTGCGCTGTGCAAGGAGCTCGGGCCGCGCTCCATCCGCGTCAACACCATCGCCCCCGGCCTCACCGAGACCGAACCGGGCGCCGGGCTGCCGCCGGAGGCCGTGGAGCGCATCGTCGGGATGACGGCGCTGGGCCGGATCTGCCAGCCGGACGACGTCGCCGGCGCGGTGCTCTTCCTGGCCGGTGACACCTCCCGCTACATCTCCGGCGCCACGCTCAACGTCGACGGCGGTGTCTGA
- a CDS encoding LLM class flavin-dependent oxidoreductase, translating to MSDVDIGLGLPTTVPDKSGTELPSWAREAEQAGFASLGVLDRLVYDNFESLVSLAAAAAVTERIRLASTILIAGYRGGAALLAKQAATVDAISGGRLTLGVAAGGREDDYNATGADYPGRGPRLDTLLDELRATWDGAGPVPGIGPRPDRPGGIPLLVGGHSRTAMRRSAKYGTGWIAGGSSATDYGELVRRAKEEWTAAGRTDRPRMVSLVYACLGPDAGPVAGRYLRDYYSFVNVKAERAATGVLVDPEQIREAVGAYEQAGCDELILLPCTADLKQVGLLAEAAL from the coding sequence GTGTCTGACGTGGACATCGGACTGGGCCTGCCCACCACCGTCCCCGACAAGTCAGGGACGGAACTGCCCTCCTGGGCCCGCGAGGCCGAGCAGGCGGGCTTCGCCAGCCTCGGCGTGCTGGACCGGCTGGTGTACGACAACTTCGAGTCGCTCGTCTCGCTGGCCGCCGCCGCGGCGGTGACCGAACGGATCCGGCTCGCCAGCACCATCCTCATCGCGGGCTACCGCGGCGGGGCGGCGCTGCTCGCCAAACAGGCGGCGACCGTCGACGCGATCTCCGGCGGCCGGCTGACCCTCGGGGTCGCGGCCGGCGGCCGGGAGGACGACTACAACGCCACCGGCGCGGACTACCCCGGCCGGGGGCCGCGGCTCGACACCCTCCTGGACGAGCTGCGCGCCACCTGGGACGGCGCGGGACCGGTGCCCGGCATCGGCCCCCGGCCGGACCGCCCGGGCGGGATCCCGCTGCTCGTCGGCGGCCACTCGCGGACCGCGATGCGCCGCTCGGCGAAGTACGGCACCGGCTGGATCGCCGGCGGCAGTTCGGCCACGGACTACGGCGAGCTGGTGCGCCGCGCGAAGGAGGAGTGGACCGCGGCGGGCCGTACCGACCGGCCGCGCATGGTCTCGCTCGTGTACGCCTGCCTCGGCCCGGACGCCGGACCGGTGGCGGGCCGCTATCTGCGCGACTACTACTCCTTCGTGAACGTGAAGGCCGAGCGGGCCGCCACCGGGGTGCTCGTGGACCCGGAGCAGATCCGTGAGGCCGTCGGCGCCTACGAGCAGGCCGGCTGCGACGAGCTGATCCTGCTGCCGTGCACCGCGGACCTCAAGCAGGTCGGCCTGCTGGCCGAAGCCGCGCTCTGA
- a CDS encoding acetylserotonin O-methyltransferase has translation MTTNPPDVSTAAGILRLGNAFCDAKALLTAVELDLFTQLAQAPGGKATADEVKELLSLHGRGLSDFLDLLVALEVLERADGAYRNSSGTARHLVRGGDAYIGGFLLRSSRNLYPAWGRLEEALRTGKQQSGSDFEEVTKNQAILRQFVGSMDAFTNVLGAELVKAFDWSGFSSVLDVGGARGNLCSQIVRAQPHLAGHVFDLPAMAPLAAELATELGLTGKVEFHGGSFFDDPLPQAEVVVLGHVLHDWDPSQRSYLVHKAFDAVLPGGALLVYDRMLDDEPEHAENLVISLDMLLVTDGGSEYPAAEITGYAEHAGFTGIEVTPLSDYDTLIVARKAG, from the coding sequence ATGACGACCAATCCCCCGGACGTCAGCACGGCCGCCGGGATCCTCCGGCTCGGCAACGCGTTCTGCGATGCCAAGGCCCTGCTCACCGCCGTGGAACTCGATCTGTTCACGCAGCTGGCGCAGGCGCCGGGCGGCAAGGCGACCGCCGACGAGGTCAAGGAGCTGCTGTCCCTGCACGGCCGGGGACTGAGTGACTTCCTCGACCTGCTGGTGGCCCTGGAGGTCCTGGAACGCGCCGACGGCGCGTACCGCAACTCCTCCGGCACCGCCCGGCACCTGGTCCGCGGAGGGGACGCCTACATTGGCGGCTTCCTGCTGCGGTCCAGCCGCAATCTGTACCCGGCCTGGGGCCGGCTCGAAGAAGCCCTGCGGACCGGCAAGCAGCAGTCCGGCAGCGACTTCGAGGAGGTCACCAAGAACCAGGCGATCCTGCGTCAGTTCGTCGGCAGCATGGACGCCTTCACCAACGTCCTGGGCGCCGAACTGGTCAAGGCCTTCGACTGGTCCGGCTTCTCGTCGGTCCTGGACGTCGGTGGCGCGCGCGGCAACCTCTGCTCGCAGATCGTCCGGGCCCAGCCGCACCTGGCCGGGCACGTCTTCGACCTGCCGGCCATGGCACCGCTCGCCGCGGAGCTCGCCACCGAACTGGGACTCACCGGCAAGGTCGAGTTCCACGGCGGCAGCTTCTTCGACGACCCGCTGCCGCAGGCCGAAGTGGTGGTGCTGGGCCATGTGCTGCACGACTGGGACCCCAGCCAGCGCAGCTACCTGGTCCACAAGGCCTTCGACGCGGTACTGCCCGGCGGTGCGCTGCTGGTCTACGACCGGATGCTCGACGACGAGCCGGAGCACGCCGAGAACCTGGTCATCAGCCTCGACATGCTGCTGGTGACCGACGGTGGATCGGAGTACCCCGCGGCCGAGATCACCGGCTACGCGGAGCACGCCGGCTTCACCGGCATCGAGGTCACCCCGCTGAGCGACTACGACACCCTGATAGTCGCCCGCAAGGCCGGCTGA
- a CDS encoding SchA/CurD-like domain-containing protein, with protein sequence MPYAAIVYRVKPGNEDEIAKIFENFNRVDTADLRTDEGTDAGRILGTGLFIKDDVMVRCIHYEGDLAAVGKHMAMQPGVHAAESRLAPYLLEERDTSSPQAFGAFFRNASMRSILQLSVDTLETKS encoded by the coding sequence ATGCCGTACGCAGCGATCGTCTACCGGGTCAAGCCCGGCAACGAGGACGAGATCGCCAAGATCTTCGAGAACTTCAACCGGGTGGACACCGCCGACCTGCGCACCGACGAGGGTACGGACGCCGGTCGCATTCTCGGTACCGGGCTCTTCATCAAGGACGATGTGATGGTCCGCTGCATCCACTACGAGGGCGACCTCGCGGCGGTGGGCAAGCACATGGCCATGCAGCCCGGTGTGCACGCGGCGGAGAGCCGGCTGGCTCCGTACCTGCTGGAGGAGCGGGACACCTCGTCGCCGCAGGCGTTCGGCGCCTTCTTCCGCAACGCCTCCATGCGCAGCATCCTCCAGCTGAGCGTGGACACCCTGGAGACGAAGTCCTGA
- a CDS encoding cupin domain-containing protein, with protein sequence MTAQPVRISADEVSPNRKRGGDIRVTLSPVTAGSTSGFGGVMYLDPAEFVTEHYHPYSEEFIHVIDGELEMTLDGEPLKLGPGDSLLVPIGVRHRLVNIGEVKAHCAFHLSPLAPRPDLGHVDTELPTNPQAPNPNVGGAP encoded by the coding sequence ATGACCGCGCAGCCTGTGCGGATCTCGGCGGACGAGGTGTCGCCCAACCGCAAGCGCGGTGGCGACATCCGGGTCACGCTCAGCCCCGTGACGGCCGGCTCGACCTCGGGCTTCGGCGGAGTGATGTACCTGGACCCCGCCGAGTTCGTGACCGAGCACTACCACCCGTACTCCGAGGAGTTCATCCACGTCATCGACGGGGAACTCGAGATGACGCTGGACGGCGAGCCGCTCAAGCTGGGCCCGGGGGACTCCCTGCTGGTGCCCATCGGCGTCCGCCACCGGCTGGTCAACATCGGTGAGGTCAAGGCGCACTGCGCCTTCCACCTCTCCCCGCTGGCCCCCCGCCCGGATCTCGGGCACGTGGACACCGAGCTGCCGACGAACCCGCAGGCGCCCAACCCGAACGTGGGTGGCGCCCCGTGA
- a CDS encoding TcmI family type II polyketide cyclase — protein MHRTLIVAKMRPGKADDIAKIFAESDASDLPHMIGVSRRTLFAFHDLYFHLVEADEDITDGLYRARSHPLYDDINRKLAECVSPFDPNWKEPKDAMAVPFYVWTPEQGRIQ, from the coding sequence GTGCACCGGACTTTGATCGTGGCGAAGATGCGGCCGGGTAAGGCCGATGACATCGCGAAGATCTTCGCGGAGTCTGACGCGTCGGATCTGCCGCACATGATTGGCGTGTCGCGACGGACCCTCTTCGCTTTCCATGACTTGTACTTCCATCTGGTCGAGGCGGACGAGGACATCACCGACGGCCTCTACCGGGCGCGCAGCCACCCGCTCTACGACGACATCAACCGCAAGCTCGCGGAGTGCGTGTCGCCGTTCGACCCGAACTGGAAAGAGCCCAAGGACGCCATGGCCGTGCCCTTCTACGTGTGGACGCCCGAGCAGGGGAGGATCCAATGA
- a CDS encoding beta-ketoacyl-[acyl-carrier-protein] synthase family protein: protein MSRRAVVTGIGVLAPGSVGREGFWDQLSAGRTATRRITLFDPAPFRSQVAAEVDFDPVASGLTPQQIRRMDRAAQFAVVCAREALEDSGAELSALPPERIAVSIGSAVGCTMGLEEEYVTLSDGGKHWLVDSTYGVPHLYGYMVPSTLAVEVAHAVGAEGPVALVSTGCTSGLDSIGHGVQLIEEGSADVVLAGATDAPLSPITAACFDAIRATTSNNADPEHASRPFDRDRDGFVLAEGSAVLVLEEKSAAEARGAKIYGEFVGFAGRSNAFHMTGLKAEGREMAEAIRVALDQAKLDPTAVGYINAHGSGTKQNDRHETAAFKRSLGDHAYHVPVSSIKSMVGHSLGAIGSIEVAACALALDRQVVPPTANLKNPDAECDLDYVPVTARDHAMDVVLSVGSGFGGFQSAMVLARPGAVPYERS from the coding sequence GTGAGCCGTCGTGCGGTGGTCACCGGGATCGGCGTCCTGGCACCGGGAAGCGTGGGCCGGGAGGGATTCTGGGACCAGCTCTCCGCCGGACGCACCGCGACCCGGCGGATCACGCTCTTCGATCCCGCGCCGTTCCGTTCCCAGGTGGCCGCGGAAGTGGACTTCGACCCGGTCGCATCGGGTCTGACGCCCCAGCAGATCCGCCGGATGGACCGGGCCGCGCAGTTCGCGGTGGTCTGCGCGCGGGAGGCGCTGGAGGACAGCGGCGCCGAGCTGTCCGCGCTCCCGCCGGAGCGGATCGCGGTCTCCATCGGCAGCGCGGTCGGCTGCACGATGGGCCTGGAGGAGGAGTACGTCACCCTCAGCGACGGCGGCAAGCACTGGCTCGTCGACAGCACCTACGGCGTTCCGCACCTCTACGGCTACATGGTGCCCAGCACCCTGGCCGTGGAGGTCGCCCACGCTGTCGGCGCCGAGGGCCCGGTGGCGCTGGTCTCCACCGGCTGCACCTCGGGGCTGGACTCGATCGGGCACGGTGTGCAGCTGATCGAGGAGGGCTCGGCCGACGTCGTACTGGCCGGGGCCACCGACGCCCCGCTCTCACCGATCACCGCCGCCTGCTTCGACGCGATCCGGGCGACCACGTCGAACAACGCCGACCCGGAGCACGCCTCCCGGCCGTTCGACCGGGACCGGGACGGCTTCGTGCTGGCGGAGGGCTCCGCGGTCCTCGTCCTGGAGGAGAAGTCGGCCGCCGAGGCGCGCGGCGCCAAGATCTACGGCGAGTTCGTCGGCTTCGCCGGCCGCAGCAACGCCTTCCACATGACCGGACTCAAGGCCGAGGGCCGTGAGATGGCCGAGGCCATCCGGGTCGCCCTGGACCAGGCGAAGCTCGACCCGACCGCCGTCGGCTACATCAACGCCCACGGCTCCGGCACCAAGCAGAACGACCGTCATGAGACCGCCGCGTTCAAGCGGAGCCTCGGCGATCACGCCTACCACGTGCCCGTCAGCTCCATCAAGTCCATGGTCGGACACTCGCTGGGAGCCATCGGCTCCATCGAGGTCGCGGCCTGCGCGCTGGCTCTCGACCGGCAGGTCGTCCCGCCCACCGCCAACCTGAAGAACCCCGACGCCGAGTGCGATCTGGACTACGTGCCGGTCACCGCCCGGGACCACGCCATGGACGTGGTGCTCAGCGTGGGCAGCGGATTCGGCGGCTTCCAGAGCGCGATGGTGCTGGCCAGGCCCGGCGCCGTCCCGTACGAGAGGAGCTGA
- a CDS encoding SDR family oxidoreductase, producing the protein MDLGLRGKKALVTGGTRGVGRGIVLALARAGVDVITCYLQEGERVSTLERELKEIGGDHHVLRADVGDPAQVADLLEQAGTLYGHLDLVVNNAGTISHIPYAKLPFEEWQRIVTTNLTSTHLVTQGALPLLGEGSSIVSIGSKGAEAGIPLRAHYTATKSALIGLTRSLAKELGSQGIRINVVSLGVIETEALYALPQEQQDLMVERYSNKTALGRLGLPDEVAGAILWLASDLSRYVTGATISVDGGIS; encoded by the coding sequence ATGGATCTCGGCCTGAGAGGGAAGAAGGCGCTGGTCACCGGTGGTACCCGCGGTGTCGGGCGCGGCATCGTGCTGGCGCTGGCGCGGGCCGGCGTCGATGTCATCACCTGCTATCTACAGGAGGGCGAGCGGGTCTCCACCCTGGAGCGCGAGCTCAAGGAGATCGGCGGCGACCACCATGTGCTGCGCGCCGACGTCGGCGACCCGGCCCAGGTCGCGGACCTGCTGGAGCAGGCCGGCACTCTGTACGGCCACCTCGACCTGGTGGTCAACAACGCCGGCACCATCAGCCACATCCCGTACGCGAAGCTGCCCTTCGAGGAGTGGCAGCGGATCGTCACCACCAACCTCACCTCCACCCACCTGGTGACGCAGGGCGCGCTGCCGCTGCTGGGCGAGGGCTCCTCCATCGTGAGCATCGGCTCCAAGGGCGCCGAGGCGGGCATACCGCTGCGGGCGCACTACACGGCGACGAAGTCGGCCCTGATCGGGCTCACCCGGTCGCTCGCCAAGGAACTCGGCTCCCAGGGCATCCGGATCAACGTGGTCTCCCTCGGCGTCATCGAGACCGAGGCGCTGTACGCCCTGCCGCAGGAGCAGCAGGACCTGATGGTCGAGCGGTACAGCAACAAGACCGCGCTGGGCCGGCTCGGGCTGCCCGACGAGGTCGCCGGCGCCATCCTGTGGCTCGCCAGCGATCTGTCGCGCTATGTCACCGGCGCCACGATCTCGGTCGACGGGGGGATCTCCTGA
- a CDS encoding FAD-dependent monooxygenase, with amino-acid sequence MYDVNIPVLIVGAGPVGLSTALFSGRHGISTMLLEKRSATSTLPRAPGLQARTLELFRAAGIREEIRALEMGDSHPFFEGGIIQVDTFAEIDKAVVLESPSLDGPTVSPERVMGCGQDRYEKVLVDKAREFGSDIRFGTRLVEFTQDDEGVTAVAEELATGKRFTIRAGYLVGGDGANSAVRQQLGVERTGRGTVFDALSIYFTAPELEVMLKDRPFILCYANVNGTLMGLSRLHGCNPFLAAPIYHPDKGEKPEDFTDERCVEIVRAASGRPEMDVEIVAKVPWQGAQLVAERFRTGRVFLAGDAAHLHPPAGGFGANTGIHDAHNLSWKLAAVIKGWAGDTLLDTYHDERHAVGSAMAEQAMVRNRIRHGYASDEDRATMVDDIIITLGYRYVSTAISSEKPGPVLTPHLELTGEPGTRAPHLWLERDGVNLSTIDLFWDSYVLLTDPAGAAWAKAAENAAAALGVPLKAHVVGPDSELRTTDRDFHSVYGISPGGAVLVRPDAFVTWRSDGSAQDPDSVLGEVLARAAGLDPVAAPAAH; translated from the coding sequence ATGTATGACGTGAACATCCCTGTTCTCATCGTGGGAGCCGGGCCGGTCGGCCTGTCCACCGCCCTTTTCAGCGGCCGCCACGGGATCAGCACGATGCTGCTGGAGAAGCGCTCAGCCACCTCGACCCTGCCCCGCGCGCCTGGCCTGCAGGCCAGGACCCTGGAGCTGTTCCGGGCCGCCGGGATCCGCGAGGAGATCCGGGCCCTGGAGATGGGTGACTCACACCCGTTCTTCGAGGGCGGGATCATCCAGGTCGACACCTTCGCCGAGATCGACAAGGCCGTCGTCCTGGAGTCGCCCTCGCTGGACGGCCCCACCGTCAGCCCCGAGCGGGTGATGGGCTGTGGCCAGGACCGTTACGAGAAGGTCCTGGTCGACAAGGCCCGGGAGTTCGGCTCCGACATCCGCTTCGGTACCCGGCTGGTGGAGTTCACCCAGGACGACGAGGGCGTCACCGCCGTCGCCGAGGAGCTGGCCACCGGCAAGCGCTTCACCATCCGGGCCGGCTACCTGGTCGGCGGGGACGGTGCCAACAGCGCGGTCCGGCAGCAGCTCGGAGTGGAACGCACCGGCCGGGGCACCGTGTTCGACGCCCTGAGCATCTACTTCACCGCGCCGGAACTGGAGGTCATGCTCAAGGACCGCCCGTTCATCCTGTGCTACGCCAACGTCAACGGGACGCTGATGGGCCTGTCCAGGCTGCACGGCTGCAACCCGTTCCTGGCCGCCCCGATCTACCACCCCGACAAGGGCGAGAAGCCCGAGGACTTCACCGACGAACGCTGCGTCGAGATCGTCCGGGCGGCCTCCGGGCGGCCGGAGATGGACGTGGAGATCGTCGCCAAGGTGCCGTGGCAGGGCGCTCAGCTGGTCGCCGAGCGCTTCCGCACCGGCCGGGTCTTCCTCGCCGGCGACGCCGCGCACCTGCACCCGCCGGCCGGCGGTTTCGGGGCCAACACGGGTATCCACGACGCCCACAACCTTTCGTGGAAACTCGCCGCGGTCATCAAGGGCTGGGCCGGCGACACCCTGCTCGACACCTACCACGACGAGCGGCACGCCGTCGGCTCGGCCATGGCCGAGCAGGCGATGGTCCGCAACCGCATCCGGCACGGCTACGCCTCCGACGAGGACCGGGCGACGATGGTGGACGACATCATCATCACCCTCGGCTACCGGTACGTGTCCACGGCGATCAGCAGTGAGAAGCCGGGACCGGTCCTCACCCCGCACCTGGAACTCACCGGTGAGCCCGGCACCCGGGCGCCGCACCTGTGGCTGGAGCGGGACGGCGTCAACCTCTCCACCATCGACCTCTTCTGGGACTCCTACGTCCTGCTCACCGACCCCGCAGGGGCCGCCTGGGCCAAGGCCGCGGAGAACGCGGCGGCGGCGCTGGGAGTGCCGCTGAAGGCTCATGTGGTGGGTCCGGACAGCGAGTTGCGGACCACCGACCGCGACTTCCACAGCGTCTACGGGATCTCCCCCGGCGGCGCCGTACTGGTCCGGCCGGACGCGTTCGTCACCTGGCGGTCGGACGGCTCGGCCCAGGACCCCGACAGCGTGCTCGGCGAGGTCCTCGCCCGCGCGGCGGGCCTGGACCCGGTCGCCGCACCGGCAGCGCACTGA
- a CDS encoding DUF1772 domain-containing protein: MPALLIPLVLLMNGLAAGCMLGTLLGGWPLLAGLPDEGYVRTHAFFSGRYDPYMPICTLGTLLGDTVLAATVGDGWARSCFTAAALLALCTVVISFAKNVPVNRWIRTVDPDNLPAGFDATQRRGQWGLWNKRRSVITMLALLSNCAALATLL, from the coding sequence GTGCCCGCTCTCCTCATCCCACTCGTGCTGCTGATGAACGGGCTCGCGGCCGGATGCATGCTCGGCACGCTGCTCGGCGGCTGGCCGCTGCTCGCGGGTCTCCCCGACGAGGGCTACGTCCGGACGCACGCGTTCTTCTCCGGCCGCTACGACCCGTACATGCCCATCTGCACCCTGGGCACCCTGCTGGGCGACACCGTGCTCGCCGCCACCGTCGGTGACGGCTGGGCACGGTCCTGCTTCACCGCCGCGGCACTGCTCGCGCTGTGCACCGTGGTCATCTCGTTCGCCAAGAACGTCCCCGTCAACCGGTGGATCCGCACCGTCGACCCGGACAACCTGCCCGCCGGCTTCGACGCGACACAGCGCCGCGGCCAGTGGGGCCTGTGGAACAAGCGGCGCAGCGTGATCACCATGCTCGCCCTGCTGTCCAACTGCGCGGCGCTGGCCACGCTTCTTTGA
- a CDS encoding antibiotic biosynthesis monooxygenase family protein, which yields MAGGAFRVMLEMTIKPGLAAEFEQEWRSGTDAVTGHPANIGQWLARSTADEDTYYIVSDWTDETGFRAFEDGKAHVAHRERLHAYRASATFDTMRVVEHIEGAAHAR from the coding sequence ATGGCCGGCGGAGCGTTCCGGGTGATGCTGGAAATGACGATCAAGCCGGGCCTGGCGGCCGAGTTCGAGCAGGAGTGGCGCAGCGGCACCGACGCGGTGACCGGCCACCCCGCCAACATCGGCCAGTGGCTGGCCCGCAGCACCGCCGACGAGGACACGTACTACATCGTCAGCGACTGGACCGACGAGACCGGCTTCCGTGCCTTCGAGGACGGCAAGGCCCACGTCGCCCACCGCGAGCGGCTGCACGCCTACCGGGCGTCCGCCACGTTCGACACGATGCGGGTGGTGGAGCACATCGAGGGTGCCGCCCATGCCCGGTGA
- a CDS encoding ketosynthase chain-length factor, with the protein MSSATQAAPVITGLGVTAPTGLTVDEHWAAVLAGKPAIGRITRFDPSSYPVQLAGEVADFDTKAQVPSRLVTQTDRWTHLGLAAAAEALADAKVVPAELPEFEMAVVTAASSGGTEFGQHEMENLYKNDPTWVGAYQSIAWFYAATTGQVSIRHGMRGPCGVLCCEQAGGLDAIGQSRRLLRGTSRLVVTGGTDASLCPYGLTAQLSTGNLSTVSDPGRAYLPFDAAASGYVPGEGGAMLILERAADAEARGAGGGYAQVLGYAAGFDPAPGSERPPALRRTLEAALADAGVTPAGVDVVFADASGVPAQDAAEAAAIRAVFGPGGVPVTAPKTLTGRLYGGGAALDVATAALALRDQVIPHTVGPDAPVPGYGLDLVLGEPRAAALRTVLVLARGHGGFNAALVLGRSAS; encoded by the coding sequence GTGAGCAGCGCGACGCAAGCCGCCCCGGTGATCACCGGGCTGGGGGTCACCGCGCCGACCGGACTGACGGTGGACGAGCACTGGGCCGCGGTCCTGGCCGGAAAGCCGGCGATCGGGCGGATCACCCGCTTCGACCCCAGCAGCTACCCCGTCCAACTGGCCGGTGAGGTGGCGGACTTCGACACCAAGGCACAGGTCCCCAGCCGGCTGGTCACCCAGACCGACCGCTGGACCCACCTGGGCCTGGCCGCCGCCGCCGAGGCACTGGCCGACGCGAAGGTCGTGCCGGCCGAACTGCCCGAGTTCGAGATGGCCGTGGTCACCGCGGCCTCCTCGGGGGGCACCGAGTTCGGCCAGCACGAGATGGAGAACCTGTACAAGAACGACCCGACGTGGGTCGGCGCCTACCAGTCGATCGCCTGGTTCTACGCGGCGACCACCGGCCAGGTCTCCATCCGGCACGGCATGCGCGGACCCTGCGGTGTGCTCTGCTGCGAACAGGCCGGCGGCCTGGACGCGATCGGGCAGAGCCGGCGGCTGCTGCGCGGCACCTCCCGGCTGGTCGTGACCGGCGGTACGGACGCCTCACTGTGCCCGTACGGCCTGACCGCCCAGCTGAGCACCGGAAACCTGTCGACCGTCAGCGACCCGGGCCGGGCCTATCTGCCGTTCGACGCCGCGGCCAGCGGTTACGTGCCCGGTGAGGGCGGCGCGATGCTGATCCTCGAACGCGCCGCCGACGCGGAGGCGCGCGGCGCGGGCGGCGGCTACGCCCAGGTGCTCGGCTACGCGGCGGGCTTCGACCCGGCGCCCGGCTCCGAGCGGCCGCCGGCGCTGCGCCGCACCCTGGAGGCGGCCCTCGCGGACGCCGGAGTGACACCGGCCGGCGTGGACGTGGTCTTCGCGGACGCGTCCGGCGTGCCGGCGCAGGACGCGGCCGAGGCCGCCGCGATCCGGGCCGTGTTCGGGCCCGGCGGGGTGCCGGTCACGGCGCCCAAGACGCTGACCGGACGCCTGTACGGCGGCGGCGCGGCGCTGGACGTGGCGACCGCCGCACTGGCCCTGCGCGACCAGGTCATCCCGCACACCGTCGGACCGGACGCACCGGTCCCCGGGTACGGCCTGGACCTGGTCCTCGGCGAACCCCGGGCCGCCGCACTGCGCACCGTACTGGTCCTCGCCCGGGGACACGGCGGCTTCAACGCGGCCCTGGTACTGGGACGTTCCGCCTCCTGA